A window from Corvus cornix cornix isolate S_Up_H32 chromosome 8, ASM73873v5, whole genome shotgun sequence encodes these proteins:
- the CCN1 gene encoding CCN family member 1: MGSAGTRPALAAALLCLARLALGSPCPAVCQCPAAAPQCAPGVGLVPDGCGCRKVCAKQLNEDCSRSQPCDHTKGLECNFGASPAALKGICRAQSEGRPCEYNSKIYQNGESFQPNCKHQCTCIDGAVGCIPLCPQELSLPNLGCSSPRLVKVPGQCCEEWVCDESKDALEELEGFFSKEFGPDDSEGELTRNNELIAIVKGGLKMLPVFGSEPQSRAFENPKCIVQTTSWSQCSKTCGTGISTRVTNDNPDCKLIKETRICEVRPCGQPSYASLKKGKKCTKTRKSPSPVKFTYAGCSSVKKYRPKYCGSCVDGRCCTPQQTRTVKVRFRCDDGETFTKSVMMIQSCRCNYNCPHANEAYPYYRLVNDIHKFRD; encoded by the exons ATGGGCTCCGCGGGCACCCGTCCCGCTCTGGCGGCCGCTCTCCTCTGCCTGGCCCGCCTG GCTCTGGGCTCGCCCTGCCCCGCCGTGTGCCAGTGCCCGGCGGCCGCGCCGCAGTGCGCCCCGGGCGTGGGGCTGGTGCCGGACGGCTGCGGCTGCCGCAAGGTCTGCGCCAAGCAGCTGAACGAGGACTGCAGCCGATCGCAGCCCTGCGACCACACCAAGGGGCTGGAGTGCAACTTCGGGGCCAGTCCCGCCGCCCTGAAGGGCATCTGCAGAG CACAGTCCGAGGGAAGACCGTGTGAATATAACTCCAAAATCTACCAGAACGGCGAGAGCTTCCAGCCGAACTGTAAACACCAGTGTACGTGCATAGATGGAGCTGTGGGCTGCATCCCGCTCTGCCCGCAGGAGCTCTCTCTTCCCAacctgggctgctccagccccaggctggTCAAAGTCCCCGGGCAGTGCTGCGAGGAGTGGGTCTGTGACGAAAGCAAGGATGCGCTAGAGGAGCTGGAAGGCTTTTTCAGCAAAGAGTTTGGTCCGGATGATTCCGAAGGCGAACTAACCAGGAACAATGAGCTAATTGCCATTGTGAAGGGAGGCCTGAAAATGCTACCTG tttTTGGATCTGAGCCACAAAGCCGAGCTTTTGAGAATCCCAAATGCATCGTGCAAACAACCTCTTGGTCCCAGTGCTCAAAGACGTGTGGAACTGGCATCTCCACAAGGGTGACAAATGACAATCCTGACTGCAAGCTCATCAAAGAGACCAGGATATGTGAAGTGAGGCCATGTGGCCAGCCCAGCTATGCCTCCCTAAAG aagggaaaaaaatgtaccaAGACAAGGAAGTCCCCCTCCCCCGTGAAGTTTACTTATGCTGGATGTTCCAGTGTGAAGAAGTACCGCCCCAAGTACTGTGGCTCCTGTGTGGATGGCAGGTGCTGCACACCCCAGCAGACCAGGACTGTCAAGGTCAGGTTCCGCTGCGATGACGGGGAAACCTTCACCAAGAGTGTCATGATGATCCAGTCCTGCCGATGCAACTACAACTGTCCGCATGCAAATGAAGCCTATCCCTACTACAGACTAGTCAACGACATTCATAAATTTAGGGACTAA